The DNA sequence GGGTCGGTGCGCGGCCCAGGAGATCCTGCTGCGCACCCAGGGCCTGCCCAACGTGATTCGCGAGGGCAAGATCACGATGCTCAACTCGATCATCGAGTCCGGGAAGGCCCAGGGCATGCAGGCGATGGATGACGTGCTCTTTGCCTACGCCAAGGAAGGGCGCATCAGCGGCGCCGACGCCTACATGAAGGCGACGAACAAGCAGCGCTTCGAGAGCATGGCGGGCTCCGAGGAGCGCGCCGCCTGACCCTCCGCGGGTCGCGCACCACTCCGGCGCGCAGGCCGGGCGGTCGTGTAGAGCCCCCGGGCCCGCGGTGCGAAGCTGGCTATGGTCCCAGCCCATGAGCGAGCCCGACGCCACTCGCGCAAAGCGCATCCGCGCCCTGGCCATGGGCGTCTTCGCCGTGCTCGGTGTGGGCTTTCTCCATCTGACGCACCGCTATCTCTACCAGCGGCTCGTCGTCGATCCGGGTTGGGGCGGTTCCTGGGAAACCTGGGGGGCTCTGATCGTCACCGGGTTGGGCGCGCTGCTCGTGCTGCAGCCGATCGCCGAGCGCACCTTGCCCCATCGGCTCGGGCGCTTCATCGCTTGGCCCGCCTCGGTGTGGATGGGAGCGGGGTTCTGGCTCCTGCTGCTCTTGTTCGCGACCGACGCAGCGCTCTGGGTGGTGGGCAGCGAGGCCCATGCGGCCAGCCAGGCGAGCGTCGTTTCGAACGGCGCGCTGTGGCGGGCGGTGTTCGTCGGTGGGGTGACCGCGGTGGCACTGGGCTTCGGCCTGCGTTCCGGACTCGGCGGCCCGGAGCTGCGTCGCGAGACCTTCGAGATCGAGGCCTGGCCGGCCGCACTGGATGGGTTCCGGATCGTCCAGATCTCGGACATCCACATCGGCCCGATCCTCGATCGACGCTTCTCCGCGTCACTCACCACGCGCGTGAACGCCTTGGATCCGGATCTCGTCGCCGTCACGGGGGATCTCGTCGACGGCAGCGCTCGCTGGCTCGCGGAAGAAGTGGCTCCCTTCGCCGGGCTGCGCGGGCGTCACGGGGTCTTCTTCGTGACGGGGAATCACGATCACTACTCGGGCGCCCAGGCCTGGGTCGACGAGGTCGAAGCATTGGGCATGCGTCCCCTGCGAAACGAACGCGTCGAGATCGGCACGGACGCGGCGAGCTTCGATCTCGTGGGAGTCGACGATCATCATGCCCACTTCGTCGGGGATGGGCGCGAGGACCTCATGCGGGCGCTCGAAGGGCGCGATCCCGATCGCGCCGCCGTGCTGCTCGCCCACGATCCCGCCACCTACAAGGCCGCGCGCCACGAAGCCCTCGATCTCCAACTCTCTGGCCACACGCACGGCGGTCAACTCTGGCCCTTCGTCTACTTCGTGCGTCTCGCCACCCGCTACGTCGCTGGCCGCTATCGGGAGGGCCGCGCGCACCTCTACGTGAGCCGCGGCACCGGGTTCTGGGGTCCGCCGATCCGCTTCGGGGCTCCGGCAGAGATCACCGAGATCACACTGCGTTGCGCACCGGCTGCGGCCTCCTGATCCCCGACTACCCGACGACGCGCTGAGCGTCGATTCGCGCGGCAGCGGAAGCGCCCGCTCTCGTACCACTCGCGAGCGTTCGTCGATCGGCAACGGATTGCGCTGACATGCGACGCGTGCGCTGGAGCCGCACGAATGACGCATTCGTGTGTTTCAGCAACGCGCAACGTCTCGGGAATCCACGTCGTTTCCCGACTTCCCGTCAAGGGTGGTCGTCGTCGCTCCGATAACGCCAAGAGCAAGTACTCCCGCGTGCATCCTTGCGCGCGGTTGCGCTCTTGGGAGAGTGATGGCCGAACGGGCTCCGGCACAGAAGCAGCACGGCAAGAAGCGGCACAGCCTGGCCGCTTTCCTGATCCTGCTGTTGCCGGCGTTCATGTTCCTCGGGATTCTGGCGCCGGGTGCGGTCACCGTGGAGTACGAGGAGGAGGAGGAAGACTACGCGTCCGCCACCTTCCGCCGCATTCGGTCTTCGAAGCGCCCTCTGATCGGTCCCAACGATTTCACGAAGGGAACCGCTTCGCGTCCGGTCGACATCGAGGCGCTGTTCAAGAGCAGTCGCTATCGCGGACGCCAAGGGGTCCTCGTCGCAGGGCTGCCGAGCTTCCCGCGCAGCCAGGGCGACAGCATCGTCCTCGACGAAGCCGAGTACGCATCCGCCGCCTTGTTCGCGGACGCCGTCGACGAGCTGCGCGTCGACGTGACGCCGCTCTGGGATCCGGAGCTCTTCGACATCATTCCGCCGCCCGGTGGCGGCTTCGGTTTCGAGCAGTTCAACAACTTCAGCGGAAGTCCGGATCCGCCCACCGGCGATCCGGGACCACCGCCGCCGCCCATCGTTCCCGAGCCGGGGACCTTCGCGCTGCTCACCGCCGGCCTCGCGGCCCTCGCCGCACGCCGCCGCCGCTCGTCCTAGGTCCCACGCTCCGGCGTTGCGCAGCCGATCGCTCCGTTCCCGCTGCCGTCCGGGAGCGCGGTGATGCCCGGGATCGGAGCGTTCGGGATCGTGACGGCGGCCAGCCGGTTCGCCGGCGCGAGGTGTGGAGGCGCGCCGGAAGCGTCGGAAGACCAGGCACGCGAGCGGTCCCGAACTGCGGGGCTCGCGTCCCTCAGGCCATCGATTCGACGCAGGCGCGGAGCGACTGCGCCACGGCCACCGCGTGGGGCGGGCGTGCGTCCGGGTCCTTCTCGAGCAGCTGCAGGAGCAGGGCCGCGAAGTCCGCCGGAATGTCCATCTGGATCTCGCGGGGATCCGGCGGGGCCTCGTGGGCGTGCTGGTAGGTGACGTCTCCGTCACTGAAGGGCAGGCTGCCCGTCGCCAGCTGGTAGAGCGTGACGCCGAAGGCATAGAGATCGGCGCGGTGATCGACGCCCGCACCCGTCGCCTGCTCGGGCGCCATGTAGTAGGGCGTGCCGCCGACGATCGTGGTCGAGCGTCGCACCTCCTCGAGTGATTTCGCGATGCCGAAGTCCATGATCTTCACGACCTGGTCGTTCGTGAAGAAGACGTTCGCGGTCTTGATGTCGCGGTGGACGATGCGCTGCTGGTGGGCGTAGTGGAGCCCCGCGGCGATCTGCATGCCGATGCGGGCGGTATCCCGGACGGAGATGCGGCGGTGCTTCCGGACGATCTCGTTGAGCGGGCGTCCCTCGAGGAGCTCCATGGAGAGGAAGTAGTTGCCGTTCTCTTCGCCTGCGTCGAAGAGGGTGACGATGTTGGGGTGGTTCAACGCCGCCGCTGCACGCGCTTCGCGCTCGAAGAGCTCGACTGCATTGGGGTGCTCGCGCAGATTCTCGGGCAGGCGCTTCAAGGCGACGATCCTGCCGAGTCGCTTGTCGCGCGCCTTGTAGACGACCCCCATGCCACCGCGCCCGATCTCTTCGAGGGTCTCGTAGCGGCTCTCGATCGGCTCGGTGCTCGCCTCGGGGCCAGCAGCGCTCGGGGAGCGTGCCTCGACCCGCGTGCGGAGCCGCTCGATGCGTTCGGTGATGTCGCCGCGTGCGACGTCGCGGCGCCGGATGATCTCGCAGGTCTCGAGGGCCTGGCTCGTCTTCCCCGCTTTCTCGAGGACGGTGGCGTAACTCTCCAGGATGTCGATCGAAGCGTTCTCGGCGCCCACGCCCGAGAGCGCCTCTTCGAACTTCTGGACGGCGAGTTCGTGATCGCCGCGTTCGCTGACGATCTCGGCGATCACACGGCAGGTATGCCCGTAGTTCGGGTGACGCTGGTCGATCTGCTGGAGGTTCTGGATCGCCCGATCGATGTCGCCCATGCTGCGGGCTAGCTCGGCGGCGTCGGTGTATTCGCCCAGTCGCTCTAGGAGGGCGAGCTCACGCTCCTCGTTGCCCGCCTCGCGCCAGCACTCGATCGCGTTGCCGTAGTCGTAGACTTCCTCGAAACAACGGGCGGCCTCCTCGAACTGGCCCGCTTCGCGGTAGGCTGCTCCGGCTCGCGCGTGGTCGCCGGCCTGCTCGAAGAGCTGCGCCGAGCCCTCGGCGTCCGAGTCTGCACGCAGCTCCGCCGCATGGTCGAGGCGGCCCGCGGCTTCGAGTTCGATGGAGGCATCCTCGGAGCGGCCCTGGCGCTCGAGCAGCTCACCGCGCAGACGCGCGGCGGCCGTCTCGTCGCCGGCCCGCGCGAGCGCTTCAGAGGCGGTGTCGAGGTCACCGGTGAGGAACGGCTCGACGGCTTCCGGGCAGCCGCGGAAGACCAGCTCGCACTCTTCGAGGTCGACGTGGAGCGGCACCGCCTTGTCGAGGTTCTCGATGTAGATCTGGAACTCGCCCGCGGCGTCCTTGTCCCCGAGGAGCACGGTGTACTCCCCCTTCTGCAGGTACAGATAGGCGCGACCGTCGCGGGCGTAGCGCAGCGAGGATCGGTCGCCGCGGATCGCGACGCGGGCGTTCTTCGCCGGCTGGCCACCGCGCAGGATCTCCACTTCGACGGCGCATTCCTTCGGTCGGAAGTCGAAACAAAGATCCGAGCGGCCGCGCCGCTTCACCAGGACGCGCTGCTCTTCGAGGAAGTGGCCGATGACTTCTTCGCCCTTGGCGTCGAGCAGGGGCCCGCTCACCGTCACGGTGTAGGGGGTTCGGCGCGCCGGGATCCACTTGAAGGTCGTTTCCCGCGCGGCCATGTGTCGCTCGAAGCGACGGAGGAAGTCGAAGCGCCGGTTGCCCTTCATCTTCTCGCGGCCGGTCCGCTTGTCGATCGTCTTCTGCTTGACCTGGTCCGGTCGCGTCGTGACGTGGATGCTGAAGAAGCCCTTCGTCTTCTCGGGGAGCTTGATCCGGATGTCGATGGTTCCCCAACCCCGGAACATCGGGAAGGCGCAGCCGAGCAGGAGCACGCCGAGCGCGGCCAGGGCCCAGGGGTTCCACGCGCCGTAGACGGCCAGGCCGCCGCCTACGCAGTGCGTGGCAGAG is a window from the Myxococcota bacterium genome containing:
- a CDS encoding metallophosphoesterase — translated: MSEPDATRAKRIRALAMGVFAVLGVGFLHLTHRYLYQRLVVDPGWGGSWETWGALIVTGLGALLVLQPIAERTLPHRLGRFIAWPASVWMGAGFWLLLLLFATDAALWVVGSEAHAASQASVVSNGALWRAVFVGGVTAVALGFGLRSGLGGPELRRETFEIEAWPAALDGFRIVQISDIHIGPILDRRFSASLTTRVNALDPDLVAVTGDLVDGSARWLAEEVAPFAGLRGRHGVFFVTGNHDHYSGAQAWVDEVEALGMRPLRNERVEIGTDAASFDLVGVDDHHAHFVGDGREDLMRALEGRDPDRAAVLLAHDPATYKAARHEALDLQLSGHTHGGQLWPFVYFVRLATRYVAGRYREGRAHLYVSRGTGFWGPPIRFGAPAEITEITLRCAPAAAS
- a CDS encoding PEP-CTERM sorting domain-containing protein is translated as MAERAPAQKQHGKKRHSLAAFLILLLPAFMFLGILAPGAVTVEYEEEEEDYASATFRRIRSSKRPLIGPNDFTKGTASRPVDIEALFKSSRYRGRQGVLVAGLPSFPRSQGDSIVLDEAEYASAALFADAVDELRVDVTPLWDPELFDIIPPPGGGFGFEQFNNFSGSPDPPTGDPGPPPPPIVPEPGTFALLTAGLAALAARRRRSS
- a CDS encoding protein kinase — encoded protein: MQSALAPFHVRTARVIALAAILGCAFAPRIGAEDARPVAVAPASVVGDLAPIARGFDAWVAESLRRGGLQPRPLTASGMAGVDEAAARGAHHALLTELSEHRGAVELRVVLYAPGTRQILATGVGTATLHQLGSACATALEQVAPALGLSASAITPPLLDELASATRALDLRDAGEPYAAWRAVEGKLAPVAMRAREEIVAAARRNQGDKVERARVLAASGDLLGAWRLVGNDANRSAQSQQPNGHLLLAAAEVQLARDNPKTALRYLDPVLTERAEDPHAWIAMGRARFQQGDREAAREALDRAASLDEQDGLALRWLLKVDADVPGRAASHALRAGQRAAHRLETDRARTHFGRVASLDPNRQGVAAAALGRLEARLGRPAEARAAFQEALDAGHSEAETWSGLGTAAARAGDLAAAEPALRKAIELDTSQPDAVVELAVILVESDRASEAQPLLAKAQELAPTRVPTQLRLARSLRLVGSHSDAAVVLSSGGSIEDVRLLREAARNETARGDSEAARAHLTRAAELKPHDPVLQEELADALEATGHSSGAIEARQLAAVLTRGPSEATEGGESLAEFHDFDSMILSFSSSLSQASRHQVVHLGLREPSDWKTWLRRAVRPKNPDAARLEDGIREAVGARFRLGSVPAEHSETLSRYIDQLYRFEREDALAADVIAAVNGSLDTDGVFVARLFAHPGDHASVECDAGSFAFETRFLRGRSPETVKVLSATHCVGGGLAVYGAWNPWALAALGVLLLGCAFPMFRGWGTIDIRIKLPEKTKGFFSIHVTTRPDQVKQKTIDKRTGREKMKGNRRFDFLRRFERHMAARETTFKWIPARRTPYTVTVSGPLLDAKGEEVIGHFLEEQRVLVKRRGRSDLCFDFRPKECAVEVEILRGGQPAKNARVAIRGDRSSLRYARDGRAYLYLQKGEYTVLLGDKDAAGEFQIYIENLDKAVPLHVDLEECELVFRGCPEAVEPFLTGDLDTASEALARAGDETAAARLRGELLERQGRSEDASIELEAAGRLDHAAELRADSDAEGSAQLFEQAGDHARAGAAYREAGQFEEAARCFEEVYDYGNAIECWREAGNEERELALLERLGEYTDAAELARSMGDIDRAIQNLQQIDQRHPNYGHTCRVIAEIVSERGDHELAVQKFEEALSGVGAENASIDILESYATVLEKAGKTSQALETCEIIRRRDVARGDITERIERLRTRVEARSPSAAGPEASTEPIESRYETLEEIGRGGMGVVYKARDKRLGRIVALKRLPENLREHPNAVELFEREARAAAALNHPNIVTLFDAGEENGNYFLSMELLEGRPLNEIVRKHRRISVRDTARIGMQIAAGLHYAHQQRIVHRDIKTANVFFTNDQVVKIMDFGIAKSLEEVRRSTTIVGGTPYYMAPEQATGAGVDHRADLYAFGVTLYQLATGSLPFSDGDVTYQHAHEAPPDPREIQMDIPADFAALLLQLLEKDPDARPPHAVAVAQSLRACVESMA